The following proteins are encoded in a genomic region of Maylandia zebra isolate NMK-2024a linkage group LG1, Mzebra_GT3a, whole genome shotgun sequence:
- the LOC101477234 gene encoding uncharacterized protein LOC101477234 isoform X1, with amino-acid sequence MERACVIFDLCMCLFVTSLKKLRFEIFLLHLNFLVQMSSVRSAKRPNLRKNTLSDSVSSTFVLSEAMLRRSQRLQSNGYYGSQGEPLISYKVTLHRRQPRPVPDNNDQDTVEYNTDDCDTVDYNYDDCDTVDYNYDDCDTVDYNYDDCDTVDYTTDDFIDYSSGSSRGLFRAIKALGLLVLMLALCFGLIFSIRGLKMDFSTPFMSEYSVDRQVQDIQDTRPRCRFHPLHHAASTEQVGQLRGFVSTQLSSSKKAGTTKFP; translated from the exons ATGGAACGCGCGTGCGTTATATTCGatttgtgcatgtgtctgtTTGTAACGTCGCTGAAAAAGCTGCGGTTTGAAATTTTTCTTCTGCACCTAAATTTTCTGGTTCAGATGAGTTCAGTGAGAAGCGCTAAACGTCCAAATTTACGGAAAAACACACTTAGCGATTCAGTTTCTTCAACTTTCGTTTTAAGTGAAG CCATGTTGAGAAGAAGCCAAAGACTTCAGTCTAATGGCTATTACGGCAGCCAAGGAGAGCCGTTAATCTCCTACAAGGTGACTTTACACAG GCGACAGCCCCGTCCAGTCCCTGACAATAACGACCAAGACACAGTTGAATACAACACTGATGACTGTGACACTGTGGACTACAACTACGATGACTGTGACACTGTGGACTACAACTACGATGACTGTGACACTGTGGACTACAACTATGATGACTGTGACACTGTGGACTACACCACTGATGATTTTATTGACTACAGTAGTGGCAGCAGCAGAGGTCTCTTTAGAGCCATCAAGGCATTGGGACTTTTGGTCCTCATGCTGGCCTTGTGTTTTG GATTGATTTTCAGTATTAGAGGGCTGAAAATGGACTTTTCCACCCCGTTCATGAGTGAG TACTCGGTGGACAGGCAGGTACAAGACATTCAGGATACCC gACCACGGTGTAGATTTCATCCGCTACATCACGCTGCATCTACTGAACAAGTGGGGCAATTGCGAGGATTCGTGTCTACGCAGCTTTCGAGTTCAAAGAAAGCTGGCACAACCAAATTCCCATGA
- the LOC101477234 gene encoding uncharacterized protein LOC101477234 isoform X2, protein MLRRSQRLQSNGYYGSQGEPLISYKVTLHRRQPRPVPDNNDQDTVEYNTDDCDTVDYNYDDCDTVDYNYDDCDTVDYNYDDCDTVDYTTDDFIDYSSGSSRGLFRAIKALGLLVLMLALCFGLIFSIRGLKMDFSTPFMSEYSVDRQVQDIQDTRPRCRFHPLHHAASTEQVGQLRGFVSTQLSSSKKAGTTKFP, encoded by the exons ATGTTGAGAAGAAGCCAAAGACTTCAGTCTAATGGCTATTACGGCAGCCAAGGAGAGCCGTTAATCTCCTACAAGGTGACTTTACACAG GCGACAGCCCCGTCCAGTCCCTGACAATAACGACCAAGACACAGTTGAATACAACACTGATGACTGTGACACTGTGGACTACAACTACGATGACTGTGACACTGTGGACTACAACTACGATGACTGTGACACTGTGGACTACAACTATGATGACTGTGACACTGTGGACTACACCACTGATGATTTTATTGACTACAGTAGTGGCAGCAGCAGAGGTCTCTTTAGAGCCATCAAGGCATTGGGACTTTTGGTCCTCATGCTGGCCTTGTGTTTTG GATTGATTTTCAGTATTAGAGGGCTGAAAATGGACTTTTCCACCCCGTTCATGAGTGAG TACTCGGTGGACAGGCAGGTACAAGACATTCAGGATACCC gACCACGGTGTAGATTTCATCCGCTACATCACGCTGCATCTACTGAACAAGTGGGGCAATTGCGAGGATTCGTGTCTACGCAGCTTTCGAGTTCAAAGAAAGCTGGCACAACCAAATTCCCATGA
- the LOC101476950 gene encoding BTB/POZ domain-containing protein KCTD12, with protein MALTDSQSSTFPEIVELNVGGQVYVTRLETLTAVPNSLLWTKFTQSSPAALPKDSKGRFFFDRDGFLFRYILDYLRDSELSLPEFFKERRRLQKEADFFQLPELSRRLATVSKDSSYTEDSGEPEEAELCSPVTSSSSDRTLRSPGATSGYITIGYRGSYTIGRDIQADAKFRRVARITVCSKISLAKEVFGETLNESRDPDRPPDKYTSRYYLKYNFLEQAFDRLAEAGFHMVACNSTGTCSYGSNDPGEDKLWTSYTEYIFSR; from the coding sequence atggCACTAACCGACAGCCAAAGTTCAACTTTTCCTGAGATAGTGGAGCTAAACGTGGGCGGCCAGGTGTATGTGACCCGTCTTGAAACTCTCACTGCGGTGCCCAACTCTCTCTTGTGGACCAAGTTCACTCAGAGCTCCCCGGCCGCCCTGCCGAAAGACAGCAAGGGCCGCTTCTTCTTCGACCGGGACGGCTTTCTCTTCCGGTACATTTTGGATTATCTACGGGACTCCGAGCTTTCCCTGCCGGAGTTTTTCAAAGAGAGGCGGAGGCTGCAGAAAGAAGCGGACTTTTTCCAGCTGCCCGAGCTGTCGAGGCGCCTGGCGACGGTGAGCAAAGACAGCTCGTACACGGAGGACAGCGGGGAGCCGGAGGAGGCTGAGCTCTGCAGCCCGGTCACCTCTTCTTCCTCGGACCGAACCCTGCGGTCCCCCGGAGCCACTTCCGGCTACATAACCATCGGCTACAGAGGCAGCTACACCATCGGGAGAGACATCCAGGCGGACGCCAAGTTCCGCAGGGTGGCCAGAATAACCGTGTGCAGCAAAATTTCGCTGGCTAAGGAGGTGTTTGGGGAAACCCTGAACGAAAGCCGCGACCCGGACAGACCACCTGACAAGTACACCTCCAGGTATTACCTCAAGTACAACTTTCTGGAGCAGGCGTTTGACCGGCTGGCCGAGGCTGGTTTCCACATGGTGGCCTGTAACTCCACCGGGACCTGCTCATACGGCAGTAATGACCCCGGAGAGGACAAGCTGTGGACCAGCTACACCGAGTATATCTTCTCCCGGTGA